Proteins encoded together in one Telopea speciosissima isolate NSW1024214 ecotype Mountain lineage chromosome 6, Tspe_v1, whole genome shotgun sequence window:
- the LOC122665287 gene encoding subtilisin-like protease SBT1.3 — protein MAGNSVKWLLLSLTCCLTISLPDSMATTSSPMKTYVIQMENSARPESFTDHLEWYSSTVNSVVTRPGTEEDTAVEEAVDRIIYTYGIAFHGFAARLSEDEAEKLEEGHGVGVVALYPETVYQLHTTRSPLFLGLEPENSISVWADNPFDHDVVIGVLDTGVWPESPSFNDTGMAPVPKHWKGACETGRGFGKRNCNKKIVGARIFYRGYEAASGKINEQDEHKSPRDQDGHGTHTAATVAGSPVRGANLLGYAGGTARGMALKARVAAYKVCWVGGCFSSDILSAIDQAIADGVNVLSISLGGGVSSYYRDSLSIAAFGAMEMGLFVSCSAGNGGPDPFTLTNVSPWITTVGASTMDRDFPATVKLGNGRILSGVSLYKGQRNLSINKQYSLVYVGSNSSSPNPTSLCLEGTLDAHIVAGKIVICDRGIIPRVQKGQVVKDAGGVGMILANIDVNGEELVADSHLLPTVAVREKVGTSIKHYTLTDPHPTATLTFLGTKVGIRPSPVVAAFSSRGPNLLTPEILKPDLVAPGVNILAAWTGNVGPSSLPADRRKVKFNILSGTSMSCPHVSGVAALLKARHPDWSPAAIRSALMTTAYVHDNTRNPIIDSSTGTPSNAFDHGAGHINPSRALDPGLVYDMGVQDYFEFLCTQKLTPMQLKVFTKSSNRSCQHILANPGDLNYPAISAVLPDQPSNTVLTLHRTVTNVGTPISTYHAKVPRFTGASITVEPNILNFTRKDQKLSFKITFNAKSSQSKPEFGGLMWTDGVHKVRSPIVITWLAKV, from the coding sequence ATGGCTGGGAATTCAGTAAAGTGGCTGTTACTCTCTCTGACATGCTGCCTAACCATTAGCCTTCCTGACTCTATGGCAACCACCTCGTCTCCAATGAAAACATATGTCATTCAAATGGAAAACTCGGCACGACCAGAGTCCTTCACAGACCACCTCGAGTGGTACTCTTCCACTGTAAACTCAGTTGTTACTAGACCTGGAACAGAGGAAGATACCGCAGTCGAGGAAGCTGTGGACAGGATAATCTATACTTATGGAATCGCTTTCCATGGCTTTGCAGCTCGGCTGAGCGAAGATGAAGCTGAGAAACTCGAAGAGGGACATGGAGTCGGTGTCGTGGCCTTGTACCCTGAAACTGTCTACCAACTACACACCACGAGGAGCCCATTGTTTCTGGGGCTTGAACCAGAGAACAGTATTAGTGTCTGGGCTGACAACCCCTTTGACCATGATGTCGTTATCGGCGTTCTGGACACAGGAGTTTGGCCGGAGAGTCCGAGCTTCAACGACACAGGCATGGCACCAGTCCCCAAGCATTGGAAGGGAGCCTGCGAGACTGGTCGCGGCTTCGGCAAACGCAACTGCAACAAGAAAATTGTGGGTGCCCGGATCTTCTACCGTGGGTATGAAGCCGCCTCGGGGAAGATCAATGAACAAGACGAGCACAAATCGCCAAGGGATCAAGATGGCCATGGCACTCACACGGCTGCCACGGTTGCTGGCTCCCCTGTGCGAGGTGCAAACCTTCTGGGCTACGCTGGTGGGACGGCAAGAGGAATGGCCCTGAAGGCGAGAGTTGCAGCTTACAAAGTTTGTTGGGTTGGCGGATGCTTTAGTTCTGATATCCTGTCTGCAATCGATCAGGCTATAGCTGATGGCGTTAACGTTCTGTCAATCTCCCTCGGAGGTGGGGTCTCTTCCTACTACCGTGACAGCTTATCGATTGCTGCGTTTGGAGCCATGGAGATGGGATTGTTTGTTTCGTGCTCAGCTGGAAATGGAGGGCCTGACCCTTTCACCCTTACAAATGTGTCCCCGTGGATAACCACCGTCGGAGCTAGCACCATGGACAGGGATTTCCCGGCCACTGTGAAGCTTGGGAATGGCAGAATTCTGTCTGGCGTCTCACTTTACAAAGGCCAGAGGAACCTCTCGATCAATAAGCAATACTCACTGGTTTATGTGGGAAGCAACTCGAGCAGTCCTAATCCGACTTCATTGTGTTTGGAGGGGACTTTAGATGCACATATTGTAGCCGGGAAGATTGTGATTTGTGACCGAGGCATCATCCCAAGAGTGCAGAAAGGTCAGGTGGTGAAGGATGCAGGTGGCGTGGGCATGATCTTAGCAAACATTGATGTAAATGGGGAGGAGTTAGTTGCAGACAGCCACCTTCTTCCAACAGTTGCAGTTAGAGAAAAGGTTGGGACATCAATCAAACACTACACACTCACTGATCCACACCCCACTGCCACCCTAACTTTTCTTGGAACCAAGGTAGGAATTAGGCCTTCCCCTGTGGTTGCGGCTTTCTCTTCAAGGGGACCCAACTTGCTCACACCAGAAATTCTTAAGCCAGACCTGGTGGCTCCAGGAGTGAACATTCTTGCAGCATGGACTGGTAACGTAGGACCTTCAAGTTTGCCGGCGGATCGACGGAAAGTGAAATTTAACATATTATCTGGAACTTCTATGTCTTGCCCACATGTTAGTGGAGTCGCAGCTCTGCTCAAAGCGAGACACCCAGATTGGAGTCCAGCTGCAATCAGATCAGCTCTCATGACCACTGCGTATGTTCATGATAACACACGCAACCCCATCATAGACTCTTCTACTGGTACACCTTCGAACGCCTTCGACCATGGAGCTGGCCACATCAACCCCTCAAGAGCTCTCGACCCAGGCCTGGTGTACGACATGGGTGTGCAGGATTACTTCGAATTCCTATGCACCCAAAAGCTAACGCCCATGCAACTCAAAGTCTTCACCAAGTCCTCCAACCGGTCCTGCCAACACATTCTTGCAAATCCAGGGGATTTAAATTACCCAGCCATCTCTGCGGTACTGCCAGATCAGCCTTCTAATACTGTCCTGACTCTTCACAGGACTGTAACCAACGTTGGGACTCCCATTTCAACCTACCATGCTAAGGTTCCCAGGTTCACCGGTGCTTCTATCACAGTGGAACCTAACATCCTCAACTTCACAAGGAAAGACCAGAAATTGTCTTTCAAGATAACATTCAACGCAAAATCCAGTCAATCAAAGCCAGAGTTCGGAGGTTTAATGTGGACTGATGGCGTTCACAAAGTTAGAAGCCCAATTGTAATCACTTGGCTGGCAAAAGTATAA